One genomic segment of Streptomyces sp. NBC_00239 includes these proteins:
- a CDS encoding ATP-binding cassette domain-containing protein, with translation MIELEGLTKRFGTKTAVDHLSFQVRPGVVTGFLGPNGAGKSTTMRMMLDLDNPTSGTVRIDGRHYRELDEPLKYIGALLDAKAMHGGRSAYNNLLCLAQSNRIPESRVAEVLDTVGLTAVARKKSKGFSLGMGQRLGIASALLGDPEILMFDEPVNGLDPEGIHWIRNLMKGLAAEGRTIFVSSHLMSEMALTADHLIVIGQGRLLADTSMADFIQRNSRSYVRMRSPQQERLRDLLHQEGITAVSAGSGVLEVDAVSAEHLGELAARHHVVLHELSPQRASLEEAFMRMTAGAVEYHAHSPGGGSGAEALAADPVHPAAPPAPADAPRWGSSFDELRKGE, from the coding sequence ATGATCGAGCTCGAGGGCCTCACGAAGCGATTCGGGACGAAGACCGCGGTGGACCACCTCAGCTTCCAGGTCAGACCGGGGGTGGTGACGGGCTTCCTCGGACCGAACGGGGCCGGCAAGTCGACGACGATGCGGATGATGCTCGATCTGGACAACCCGACCAGCGGAACGGTCCGGATCGACGGCCGGCACTACCGCGAGCTGGACGAGCCGCTGAAGTACATCGGCGCGCTGCTGGACGCGAAGGCGATGCACGGCGGGCGCAGCGCGTACAACAACCTGCTCTGCCTGGCCCAGTCGAACCGGATCCCGGAGAGCCGGGTGGCGGAGGTGCTGGACACGGTGGGGCTGACGGCCGTGGCACGGAAGAAATCGAAAGGTTTCTCGCTCGGCATGGGACAAAGGCTGGGAATCGCCTCCGCCCTGCTGGGTGATCCGGAGATCCTCATGTTCGACGAGCCCGTCAATGGTCTGGACCCGGAGGGAATTCACTGGATCCGCAATCTCATGAAGGGGCTTGCGGCAGAGGGTCGTACGATCTTCGTTTCCAGCCATCTCATGAGCGAAATGGCACTGACGGCCGACCATTTGATCGTTATCGGTCAGGGGCGGCTGCTCGCGGACACGTCCATGGCCGATTTCATCCAGCGGAACTCGCGCAGCTACGTACGGATGCGGTCGCCGCAGCAGGAACGGCTGCGGGACCTCCTGCACCAGGAGGGGATCACGGCGGTGAGCGCCGGCAGCGGGGTCCTGGAGGTGGACGCGGTGAGCGCCGAGCACCTCGGCGAGCTGGCCGCCCGCCACCACGTCGTCCTGCACGAGCTGAGCCCGCAGCGGGCCTCGCTGGAGGAGGCCTTCATGCGGATGACCGCGGGCGCGGTGGAGTACCACGCCCACTCCCCCGGCGGCGGATCCGGCGCGGAGGCCCTCGCGGCCGACCCGGTGCACCCGGCGGCCCCGCCGGCGCCGGCGGACGCGCCGCGCTGGGGCTCCTCGTTCGACGAGCTGCGCAAGGGAGAGTGA
- a CDS encoding ABC transporter permease produces the protein MASASAVLTSEWTKIRTVASTTWTLVSALVVTVALSAALCALMKSQFDNLSDLERATFDPTLISFSGMVLGQLAMVVFGVMVVGTEYSSGMIRTSLAAVPQRAAFLFGKITVAAALALVIGLATSFLSFFLGQALLGGHRTTIGEPNVLRAVFGAGLYMALIAVFSMGVAAMLRSSMLSLGILMPFFFLVSQILSAVPGAKKVAQFFPDQAGSKIMQVVPMAMGSDEAPYGPWGGLGIMVLWVAAALLGGWLVIKHRDA, from the coding sequence ATGGCCTCGGCTTCCGCCGTCCTCACGTCCGAATGGACCAAGATCCGCACGGTCGCCTCCACCACGTGGACGCTGGTCAGCGCGCTCGTGGTGACCGTCGCGCTGAGCGCGGCGCTGTGCGCCCTGATGAAGTCGCAGTTCGACAACCTCTCGGACCTGGAGCGGGCCACCTTCGACCCGACCCTGATCAGCTTCTCGGGGATGGTGCTGGGGCAGCTGGCGATGGTGGTGTTCGGGGTGATGGTGGTCGGCACCGAGTACAGCTCCGGCATGATCCGCACCTCGCTGGCCGCGGTCCCGCAGCGCGCGGCCTTCCTCTTCGGCAAGATCACGGTCGCGGCGGCGCTCGCGCTGGTGATCGGGCTGGCGACCAGCTTCCTGTCCTTCTTCCTCGGCCAGGCCCTCCTCGGCGGGCACCGGACGACCATCGGCGAGCCGAACGTGCTGCGGGCGGTGTTCGGGGCCGGCCTCTACATGGCGCTGATCGCGGTCTTCTCGATGGGCGTGGCCGCGATGCTGCGCAGCTCGATGCTCTCGCTGGGCATCCTGATGCCGTTCTTCTTCCTGGTCTCGCAGATCCTGTCCGCGGTGCCGGGCGCCAAGAAGGTCGCGCAGTTCTTCCCCGACCAGGCCGGCTCCAAGATCATGCAGGTGGTGCCGATGGCGATGGGCAGCGACGAGGCGCCGTACGGGCCCTGGGGCGGGCTGGGGATCATGGTGCTCTGGGTGGCGGCCGCGCTGCTCGGCGGCTGGCTGGTGATCAAGCACCGGGACGCGTGA
- the scy gene encoding polarized growth protein Scy produces the protein MRGYERQESHQAEADHLSRFEAEMERLKKEREKAVQHADDLGYQVEVLRAKLHEARRNLASRPAYDSADLGYQAEQLLRNAQIQADQMRTDAERELRDARAQTQRILQEHAEHQARLQAELHAEAVNRRQRLDQELNERRQTVESHVNENVAWAEQLRARTESQARRLMEESRAEAEQALGAARAEAARVAEETRRRMSGEAEAARTEAEATLARARKEAERLLTAASAQAQEATEHAERLRTSAGAEAEQTRQQTMDLGRVAEQRVQEADGALREARAEAEKVLADAKEAADRQLTSAESVNEQRTRTAKEQVARLVGEATKEAERLKAEAEQSLADARAEAERLRVEAGEQARTAAAEDTAAQLAKAARTAEDVLNKAAEEAKATRKAAADEAERIRGEAEGEAERLRAQAADTAEQLKGAAKDDTEEYRAKTVELQAEARRLRGEAEQLRAEAVAEGERIRGEARREAVQQIEEAAKTAEELLSKSKADADELRSGATTESERLRAEAIERATSLRRQAEETLERTRAEAERLRAEAEEQAETLRSEAAEAARERREETEQALAAKRAEADIELTRLQEDAEGRLTTAEQTLRDARGAAEGIRREAAEESERLRAESAERIRTLQAQAEAEAVALRDEAADDAARSRAEAETAAVRLQAEAAAEAERLRAEAQDTADRLRAEAKAAAERVAEEAAEALAAAQEESARRRREAEETLSAAREEAGNERAQAREQSEELLAAARKRVEEAQTEAQRLVEEADRRATELVTAAETTAREVRESVAGLHEQAEEEVAGLRSAAEHAAERTRTEAQEEADRVRADAHAERERAAEDAQRIRTDARTETDAAKALAERTVTDAIAEAEQLRSDTAEYAQRVRTEATDALASSERDAARTRADARDDANRIRSEAAAEADGVRAEATRDGEAVRAEAAKVLDDARAEGARLIGEATAETERMTVETQAANDRTVGEAAEEAQRLRTEAAQTLDEARAEGGRIIGEATAEAERVTVAAGETLATAEREAEQALDEARAEANRLRTEAAEQADRLVGEASSEAERLTAETRTANERTVGEAAKEAEQLRAEAAQTLASAQEHATRTRSEAERVKAEAATEAERLRTEAREESERMLDEAREAANKKRTEAAEQVDRLIGETAAEADKLIAEAQQQALAATTAAEEQADSMVDAARKEAARITSEATVEGNSLVEKARTDADELLVGARTDAAAIRERAEELRTRVESEVEELHDRARRESSEQMKTAGERVDNLVKAATEQSEEADRKAKALVSEASSEASKVRIAAVRKAEALLKEAEQKKAELVREAERLRADAAAEAEQLVAEGRRELEVLVRRREDIQAEISRVQDVLEALESFEAPTGGGKSSSSTSGGPAGGGVKAGAAAGSTRSGGKTSEG, from the coding sequence GTGCGGGGCTACGAACGCCAGGAGAGCCATCAGGCCGAGGCCGACCATCTCTCGCGCTTCGAGGCCGAGATGGAGCGGCTGAAGAAGGAACGCGAGAAGGCCGTCCAGCACGCCGACGACCTCGGTTACCAGGTCGAAGTGCTGCGCGCCAAGCTCCACGAGGCGCGCCGCAACCTGGCGTCCCGCCCCGCCTACGACTCCGCCGACCTGGGCTACCAGGCCGAGCAGCTGCTGCGTAACGCGCAGATCCAGGCCGACCAGATGCGCACCGACGCCGAGCGCGAACTGCGCGACGCCCGGGCCCAAACCCAGCGCATCCTCCAGGAGCACGCCGAGCACCAGGCCCGACTGCAGGCCGAACTGCACGCCGAGGCCGTCAACCGCCGCCAGCGCCTGGACCAGGAGCTCAACGAGCGCCGCCAGACCGTCGAGTCGCACGTCAACGAGAACGTCGCCTGGGCCGAACAGCTGCGCGCCCGCACGGAGTCCCAGGCCCGGCGCCTGATGGAGGAGTCCCGCGCCGAGGCCGAACAGGCCCTGGGCGCGGCCCGCGCCGAAGCCGCCCGCGTCGCCGAGGAGACCCGGCGCCGGATGAGCGGCGAGGCCGAGGCGGCCCGCACCGAGGCCGAGGCCACCCTGGCCCGCGCCCGCAAGGAGGCCGAGCGGTTGCTGACCGCCGCCTCCGCCCAGGCCCAGGAGGCCACCGAGCACGCGGAGCGGCTGCGCACCAGCGCCGGCGCCGAGGCCGAGCAGACCCGGCAGCAGACCATGGACCTCGGCCGGGTGGCCGAGCAGCGCGTGCAGGAGGCCGACGGCGCCCTGCGCGAGGCCCGCGCCGAGGCCGAGAAGGTCCTCGCCGACGCCAAGGAGGCCGCCGACCGGCAGCTGACCTCGGCGGAGTCCGTCAACGAGCAGCGCACCCGCACCGCCAAGGAGCAGGTCGCCCGGCTCGTCGGCGAGGCCACCAAGGAGGCCGAGCGCCTCAAGGCCGAGGCCGAGCAGTCCCTGGCCGACGCCCGCGCCGAGGCCGAGCGGCTCCGCGTCGAGGCCGGCGAGCAGGCCCGTACGGCCGCCGCCGAGGACACCGCCGCCCAGCTCGCGAAGGCGGCCCGCACCGCCGAGGACGTGCTCAACAAGGCCGCCGAGGAGGCGAAGGCCACCCGCAAGGCCGCCGCCGACGAGGCCGAGCGGATCCGCGGCGAGGCCGAGGGCGAGGCCGAGCGGCTGCGCGCCCAGGCCGCCGACACCGCCGAGCAGCTCAAGGGCGCGGCGAAGGACGACACCGAGGAGTACCGGGCCAAGACCGTCGAGCTGCAGGCCGAGGCCCGCCGGCTGCGCGGCGAGGCCGAGCAGCTGCGCGCCGAGGCGGTCGCCGAGGGCGAGCGGATCCGCGGCGAGGCCCGCCGCGAGGCCGTCCAGCAGATCGAGGAGGCCGCCAAGACGGCCGAGGAGCTGCTGTCCAAGTCGAAGGCGGACGCCGACGAGCTGCGCTCCGGCGCCACCACCGAGAGCGAGCGGCTGCGCGCCGAGGCCATCGAGCGGGCCACCTCCTTGCGCCGGCAGGCCGAGGAGACGCTGGAGCGGACCCGGGCCGAGGCCGAGCGGCTGCGCGCCGAGGCCGAGGAGCAGGCGGAGACCCTTCGTTCCGAGGCCGCCGAGGCGGCGCGCGAGCGCCGCGAGGAGACCGAGCAGGCCCTCGCCGCCAAGCGCGCCGAGGCCGACATCGAGCTGACCCGGCTCCAGGAGGACGCCGAGGGCCGGCTGACCACCGCCGAGCAGACCCTGCGCGACGCCCGGGGCGCCGCCGAGGGCATCCGGCGCGAGGCCGCCGAGGAGAGCGAGCGGCTGCGCGCCGAGTCCGCCGAGCGGATCCGCACCCTTCAGGCCCAGGCCGAGGCGGAGGCCGTGGCGCTGCGCGACGAGGCCGCCGACGACGCGGCCCGTTCCCGCGCCGAGGCCGAGACCGCGGCCGTCCGGCTGCAGGCCGAGGCCGCCGCCGAGGCGGAGCGGCTGCGCGCCGAGGCGCAGGACACCGCGGACCGGCTGCGCGCCGAGGCCAAGGCGGCCGCCGAGCGGGTGGCCGAGGAGGCCGCCGAGGCGCTGGCCGCCGCGCAGGAGGAGTCCGCCCGGCGCCGCCGCGAGGCCGAGGAGACCCTCTCCGCGGCCCGCGAGGAGGCCGGCAACGAGCGCGCCCAGGCCCGCGAGCAGAGCGAGGAGCTGCTCGCGGCCGCCCGCAAGCGCGTCGAAGAAGCACAGACCGAGGCGCAGCGGCTCGTCGAGGAGGCCGACCGGCGCGCGACCGAACTGGTCACGGCCGCCGAGACCACCGCCCGCGAGGTGCGCGAGTCGGTGGCCGGGCTGCACGAGCAGGCCGAGGAGGAGGTCGCCGGGCTGCGCAGCGCCGCCGAGCACGCGGCGGAGCGCACCCGTACCGAGGCGCAGGAGGAGGCGGACCGGGTCCGCGCCGACGCGCACGCCGAGCGGGAGCGGGCCGCCGAGGACGCCCAGCGGATCCGCACCGACGCGCGGACCGAGACCGACGCCGCCAAGGCGCTCGCGGAGCGTACGGTCACCGACGCGATCGCCGAGGCCGAGCAGCTGCGCAGCGACACCGCCGAGTACGCGCAGCGGGTCCGGACCGAGGCGACGGACGCGCTGGCCTCGTCCGAGCGCGACGCGGCCCGCACCCGGGCCGATGCCCGCGACGACGCCAACCGGATCCGTTCCGAGGCGGCCGCGGAGGCCGACGGCGTACGGGCCGAGGCGACGCGGGACGGCGAGGCGGTCCGTGCCGAGGCCGCGAAGGTGCTGGACGACGCGCGCGCCGAGGGGGCGCGCCTGATCGGCGAGGCGACCGCCGAGACCGAACGGATGACCGTCGAGACGCAGGCCGCCAACGACCGGACGGTCGGGGAGGCCGCCGAGGAGGCGCAGCGGCTGCGCACCGAGGCCGCGCAGACCCTCGACGAGGCGCGCGCGGAGGGCGGCCGGATCATCGGCGAGGCCACCGCGGAGGCCGAGCGGGTCACGGTCGCGGCGGGCGAGACCCTCGCCACCGCGGAGCGCGAGGCGGAGCAGGCCCTCGACGAGGCGCGTGCGGAGGCCAACCGGCTGCGCACCGAGGCCGCCGAGCAGGCGGACCGGCTCGTCGGCGAGGCGTCGTCGGAGGCGGAGCGGCTCACCGCCGAGACCCGCACGGCCAACGAGCGTACGGTCGGTGAGGCCGCGAAGGAGGCCGAGCAGCTGCGCGCGGAGGCCGCGCAGACGCTGGCGTCGGCGCAGGAGCACGCCACCCGTACCCGGTCGGAGGCCGAGCGGGTCAAGGCCGAGGCGGCCACCGAGGCGGAGCGGCTGCGCACGGAGGCCCGCGAGGAGTCCGAGCGGATGCTCGACGAGGCGCGCGAGGCGGCCAACAAGAAGCGCACCGAGGCGGCCGAGCAGGTGGACCGGCTCATCGGCGAGACCGCGGCCGAGGCCGACAAGCTGATCGCGGAGGCGCAGCAGCAGGCGCTGGCCGCCACCACGGCCGCCGAGGAGCAGGCCGACTCGATGGTGGACGCGGCCCGCAAGGAGGCCGCAAGGATCACGTCGGAGGCCACCGTCGAGGGCAACTCGCTGGTGGAGAAGGCCCGTACGGACGCGGACGAGCTGCTGGTCGGCGCGCGGACGGACGCGGCCGCCATACGGGAGCGGGCGGAGGAGCTGCGGACGCGGGTCGAGTCCGAGGTCGAGGAGCTCCACGACCGGGCCCGCCGGGAGTCCTCCGAGCAGATGAAGACCGCCGGCGAACGCGTGGACAACCTGGTCAAGGCGGCCACCGAGCAGAGCGAGGAGGCCGACCGCAAGGCCAAGGCGCTGGTGTCGGAGGCGAGCAGCGAGGCGAGCAAGGTGCGCATCGCGGCGGTCCGCAAGGCCGAGGCGCTCCTCAAGGAGGCCGAGCAGAAGAAGGCCGAGCTGGTCCGGGAGGCCGAACGGCTGCGTGCGGACGCGGCGGCGGAGGCGGAGCAACTCGTCGCCGAGGGCCGTCGCGAGCTGGAGGTGCTGGTGCGCCGCCGGGAGGACATTCAGGCGGAGATCTCCCGTGTCCAGGACGTACTTGAGGCGTTGGAATCATTCGAGGCACCTACGGGTGGCGGAAAGTCGTCCAGCAGTACGTCGGGCGGTCCGGCCGGGGGCGGGGTCAAGGCCGGAGCGGCAGCGGGGTCCACTCGATCGGGTGGCAAGACGTCAGAGGGCTAG
- a CDS encoding LLM class flavin-dependent oxidoreductase, with protein sequence MRVGAFVLAAQFPGQGQGEVLHRAVRTAEVAEEAGLDSVWVAEHHFIPYGVCPSAVTLAALMLGRTRRLHVGTAVSVLPTQHPVALGEQAALLHLTSGGRFTLGVGRGGPWVDLEVFDAGLGAYEHGFPESLDLLRRWLSEPRVAAAGGRYTFREVAVVPRPAEALDGDGAGPEVIVACTSPTSVRLAAERGLPMLLGMHCGDEDKAGMVALWRETALAAGHPRAAVAAAGHVSAGVAQLADRTADAVETLVKAMPGWLRQGLDAYETVDGRQRAMRDPVAYAELLCRLHPVGTPQLAADRLAATAERTGITRFALLVEGSGDLAATEENVRRLGSEVLPRLG encoded by the coding sequence ATGCGCGTTGGAGCGTTTGTACTGGCGGCCCAGTTCCCGGGCCAGGGGCAGGGGGAGGTACTGCACCGTGCGGTACGCACCGCAGAGGTGGCCGAGGAGGCCGGGCTCGACTCCGTGTGGGTCGCCGAGCACCACTTCATCCCGTACGGGGTGTGCCCGTCGGCGGTGACGCTCGCGGCCCTGATGCTCGGCCGCACCCGGCGGCTGCACGTGGGCACCGCGGTCAGCGTGCTGCCCACCCAGCACCCGGTGGCCCTCGGCGAGCAGGCCGCGCTGCTGCACCTGACCTCGGGCGGCCGTTTCACGCTGGGCGTGGGCCGCGGCGGACCGTGGGTGGACCTGGAGGTCTTCGACGCCGGGCTCGGCGCGTACGAGCACGGCTTCCCGGAGTCGCTGGACCTGCTGCGGCGCTGGCTGAGCGAGCCCCGGGTGGCCGCGGCGGGCGGCCGGTACACCTTCCGCGAGGTGGCCGTCGTACCGCGTCCGGCGGAGGCCCTCGACGGGGACGGCGCCGGCCCGGAGGTGATCGTCGCGTGCACCTCGCCGACCTCGGTGCGGCTGGCCGCCGAGCGCGGGCTGCCGATGCTGCTCGGCATGCACTGCGGTGACGAGGACAAGGCCGGGATGGTCGCCCTGTGGCGGGAGACCGCGCTCGCCGCCGGGCACCCGCGGGCCGCGGTGGCCGCGGCCGGGCACGTCTCGGCGGGCGTGGCGCAGCTCGCCGACCGCACGGCGGACGCCGTCGAGACGCTGGTGAAGGCGATGCCGGGGTGGCTGCGGCAGGGGCTCGACGCGTACGAGACGGTGGACGGCCGGCAGCGCGCGATGCGCGACCCGGTGGCGTACGCGGAACTGCTGTGCCGACTGCACCCGGTGGGCACTCCGCAGCTGGCCGCGGACCGGCTCGCGGCCACGGCCGAGCGCACGGGCATCACCCGCTTCGCCCTGCTCGTCGAGGGCTCCGGGGATCTCGCCGCCACGGAGGAGAACGTCCGGCGGCTCGGCTCCGAGGTCCTGCCCCGCCTCGGCTGA
- a CDS encoding ABC transporter ATP-binding protein, giving the protein MIEAVGLTKRFGAKTAVDQLSFQVKPGLVTGFLGPNGSGKSTTMRMILGLDRPTAGHVTINGHPFRALPNAQRHVGALLDAKAMHGGRRARVHLLALAQLSGIPEKRVDEVLNVVGLQDVARQRTKGFSLGMGQRLGIAAALLGDPQVLLFDEPVNGLDPEGILWVRNLMKQLAGEGRTVFVSSHLMSEMAVTADHLIVIGRGRLLADMSVHDFISRNSADFARVRAAETGPAGRDALAALLDRAGGRVLTEPDGALRVTGLALPRISDLAHEAGIRLWELSPHQASLEEAYMRLTQSEVEYTSTEDPRAELWEPEPEGLRPFPDEEAPQVPQEGWFAPPPPGSGGQPFLMPAQPADLAPAPSGASAPSGASGAAGPSGAAGPSGAAGKAAGSPPAPPAATTTTTPEDPR; this is encoded by the coding sequence ATGATCGAGGCAGTCGGCCTGACCAAGCGCTTCGGCGCCAAGACCGCCGTCGACCAGTTGTCGTTCCAGGTCAAGCCCGGTCTGGTGACGGGTTTCCTGGGGCCGAACGGCTCCGGCAAGTCGACGACGATGCGCATGATCCTCGGCCTCGACCGGCCCACCGCTGGTCATGTCACGATCAACGGGCACCCGTTCCGCGCGCTGCCGAACGCCCAGCGGCACGTCGGCGCGCTCCTGGACGCCAAGGCGATGCACGGCGGCCGCCGGGCCCGGGTCCACCTGCTCGCCCTCGCCCAGCTCTCCGGGATCCCGGAGAAGCGGGTGGACGAGGTCCTGAACGTGGTCGGGCTCCAGGACGTGGCCCGCCAGCGCACCAAGGGCTTCTCCCTCGGCATGGGCCAGCGGCTCGGCATCGCGGCCGCCCTGCTCGGCGACCCTCAGGTACTGCTCTTCGACGAGCCGGTCAACGGGCTCGACCCCGAGGGCATCCTGTGGGTGCGCAACCTGATGAAGCAGCTCGCCGGGGAGGGACGTACCGTCTTCGTCTCCTCGCACCTGATGAGCGAGATGGCGGTGACCGCCGACCACCTGATCGTGATCGGCCGCGGCCGGCTGCTCGCCGACATGAGCGTCCACGACTTCATCTCCCGCAACTCCGCCGACTTCGCCCGGGTGCGGGCCGCCGAGACCGGCCCGGCGGGCCGGGACGCGCTGGCGGCCCTGCTCGACCGCGCGGGCGGCCGGGTGCTGACCGAACCGGACGGCGCGCTGCGCGTCACCGGGCTCGCGCTGCCCCGGATCAGCGACCTCGCGCACGAGGCCGGGATCCGGCTGTGGGAGCTCTCGCCGCACCAGGCGTCGCTGGAGGAGGCCTACATGCGGCTGACCCAGTCCGAGGTCGAGTACACCTCCACCGAGGACCCGCGGGCCGAACTCTGGGAGCCGGAGCCCGAGGGGCTGCGGCCGTTCCCCGACGAGGAGGCGCCCCAGGTGCCCCAGGAGGGCTGGTTCGCGCCCCCGCCGCCCGGCAGCGGCGGACAGCCCTTCCTGATGCCCGCACAGCCCGCCGACCTGGCCCCTGCCCCGTCCGGCGCCTCCGCCCCGTCCGGCGCCTCCGGTGCGGCCGGCCCGTCCGGCGCGGCCGGCCCGTCCGGCGCGGCCGGCAAGGCCGCGGGATCGCCCCCGGCCCCGCCCGCGGCCACGACCACGACCACCCCCGAGGACCCCCGATGA
- a CDS encoding ABC transporter permease, whose product MTAPAAGAGTTGYTSPLPATRPTLGHALASEWTKMTSLRSTLWTLGSMAGLVIGVGLIALLQTSDRDFAEVPFITPALFGLFVGQISVMVLGVLTISSEYGTGLVRTTFTAAPERHRVLTAKFLVFGMLAFATVAGSVFLVGLGGVLLHGGPNSGAHGPGEWFGALAGSMYVTLLGVLGLAVGAILRHSAGAIAVMLGVVTLPPVMAGFLSVWESTQGLSRLMAQYNAPVALAELFGLPIDGEGFPTQPVRQFLLLLVVVALAVTAAYAETRRRDV is encoded by the coding sequence ATGACCGCCCCCGCCGCAGGCGCCGGCACCACCGGCTACACCTCTCCGCTGCCCGCCACCCGGCCGACCCTGGGCCACGCCCTGGCCTCCGAGTGGACCAAGATGACCTCGCTCCGCTCCACCCTGTGGACGCTGGGCTCGATGGCCGGACTGGTGATCGGGGTCGGCCTGATCGCGCTCCTGCAGACCTCGGACCGGGACTTCGCGGAGGTTCCGTTCATCACCCCGGCGCTGTTCGGCCTGTTCGTCGGACAGATCAGCGTGATGGTGCTCGGCGTGCTGACGATCTCCTCCGAGTACGGCACCGGGCTCGTGCGCACCACGTTCACGGCCGCCCCCGAGCGGCACCGGGTGCTGACCGCCAAGTTCCTCGTCTTCGGCATGCTGGCGTTCGCCACGGTGGCCGGCTCGGTGTTCCTGGTGGGCCTGGGCGGCGTCCTGCTGCACGGCGGCCCCAACTCCGGGGCGCACGGCCCCGGCGAGTGGTTCGGCGCGCTCGCGGGCAGCATGTACGTCACCCTGCTCGGAGTGCTCGGCCTGGCCGTGGGCGCGATCCTGCGGCACTCGGCGGGCGCCATCGCCGTGATGCTCGGCGTGGTCACCCTGCCGCCGGTCATGGCCGGCTTCCTGTCCGTGTGGGAGTCCACCCAGGGCCTGTCCCGGCTGATGGCCCAGTACAACGCGCCGGTCGCGCTCGCCGAGCTGTTCGGCCTGCCGATCGACGGCGAGGGCTTCCCGACCCAGCCGGTGCGGCAGTTCCTGCTGCTGCTGGTGGTCGTCGCGCTCGCGGTGACGGCCGCGTACGCCGAGACCCGCCGCCGGGACGTCTGA
- a CDS encoding ATP/GTP-binding protein, whose translation MSPRHNRPRGGENPSERDSAGVDRFGLEQTEEWQGEDWKVRHVAGASAQGKRYRCPGCDQEIPSGVPHLVAWPEYGGVDDRRHWHKACWNAKDRRTSKVQRSRNAPRY comes from the coding sequence GTGTCACCGCGTCACAACCGCCCCCGAGGCGGCGAGAATCCGTCGGAGCGCGACAGCGCCGGCGTGGACCGCTTCGGCCTGGAGCAGACGGAGGAGTGGCAGGGGGAGGACTGGAAGGTCCGCCACGTCGCCGGCGCGAGCGCGCAGGGCAAGCGGTACCGCTGCCCGGGCTGCGACCAGGAGATCCCCTCCGGGGTGCCGCACCTGGTGGCCTGGCCGGAGTACGGCGGCGTGGACGACCGCCGGCACTGGCACAAGGCCTGCTGGAACGCGAAGGACCGCCGCACCTCGAAGGTGCAGCGGTCCCGCAACGCTCCCCGGTACTGA
- a CDS encoding SCO5389 family protein, translated as MSLDVSPALLEQAERGEVDEAAFVDCVRTSLPYAWEMISSLVAQLKVDGGQFADNQTPPPDEQARGQLLRALASDAIRGALQRHFGVRLAFQNCHRVAVFPLDASVDDRLAKFTSIRGQLLNQSPELRDC; from the coding sequence ATGTCGCTCGACGTCTCACCGGCCCTACTCGAACAGGCCGAGCGAGGCGAGGTCGACGAAGCCGCTTTCGTCGACTGCGTCCGGACCTCCCTGCCTTACGCATGGGAGATGATCAGCTCCCTGGTGGCCCAGCTGAAGGTGGACGGCGGACAGTTCGCCGACAACCAGACGCCGCCGCCGGACGAGCAGGCGCGCGGTCAGCTGCTGCGCGCCCTCGCGAGTGACGCGATACGCGGTGCGCTGCAGCGGCATTTCGGGGTGCGTCTGGCATTCCAGAACTGTCACCGCGTGGCGGTGTTCCCGCTGGATGCGTCGGTCGACGACCGGCTGGCCAAGTTCACGTCCATCCGCGGCCAGCTGCTCAACCAGTCGCCCGAACTGCGGGACTGCTAG
- a CDS encoding cellulose-binding protein translates to MSDTSSPFGFELVRRGYDRGQVDDRISKLVTDRDSALSRINSLEKRIEELHLETQNAQAQVNDAEPSYAGLGARVEKILRLAEEEAKDLREEARRAAEQHRELAESAAQQVRNDAESFAAERKAKAEDEGVRIVEKAKADSSTLRAEAQKDAASKREEADALFEETRAKAAQAAADFETNLAKRREQSERDLASRQAKAEKRLAEIEHRAEQLRLEAEKLRTDAERRARQTVETAQRQAEDIVADANAKADRIRSESERELAALTNRRDSINAQLTNVREMLATLTGAAVAAAGSPIDDEPVTRGVPAQQTR, encoded by the coding sequence ATGAGCGACACTTCCTCCCCCTTCGGCTTCGAGCTAGTGCGGCGTGGTTACGACCGCGGTCAGGTGGACGACCGCATTTCCAAGCTCGTCACCGACCGTGACAGCGCTCTGTCCCGCATCAACTCCCTGGAGAAGCGCATCGAGGAACTCCACCTCGAGACGCAGAACGCCCAGGCCCAGGTCAACGACGCCGAGCCGTCGTACGCCGGTCTCGGCGCCCGGGTCGAGAAGATCCTGCGGCTCGCGGAGGAGGAGGCGAAGGACCTGCGCGAGGAGGCCCGTCGCGCCGCGGAGCAGCACCGCGAGCTCGCCGAGTCCGCCGCCCAGCAGGTGCGCAACGACGCCGAGTCGTTCGCCGCCGAGCGCAAGGCGAAGGCCGAGGACGAGGGTGTGCGCATCGTGGAGAAGGCCAAGGCCGACTCCTCCACCCTGCGCGCCGAGGCGCAGAAGGACGCCGCCTCCAAGCGCGAGGAGGCCGACGCGCTGTTCGAGGAGACCCGCGCCAAGGCCGCCCAGGCCGCCGCCGACTTCGAGACGAACCTGGCCAAGCGCCGCGAGCAGTCCGAGCGCGACCTGGCCTCGCGTCAGGCCAAGGCCGAGAAGCGCCTCGCCGAGATCGAGCACCGGGCGGAGCAGCTGCGCCTGGAGGCCGAGAAGCTGCGTACGGACGCCGAGCGCCGGGCCCGCCAGACGGTGGAGACCGCGCAGCGCCAGGCCGAGGACATCGTGGCCGACGCGAACGCCAAGGCGGACCGCATCCGCAGCGAGTCCGAGCGCGAGCTGGCGGCGCTCACCAACCGCCGCGACTCGATCAACGCGCAGCTGACCAACGTCCGCGAGATGCTGGCCACGCTGACCGGTGCCGCGGTGGCGGCGGCCGGTTCCCCGATCGACGACGAGCCGGTCACCCGCGGCGTCCCGGCGCAGCAGACCCGCTAG